The following proteins are encoded in a genomic region of Amblyraja radiata isolate CabotCenter1 chromosome 37, sAmbRad1.1.pri, whole genome shotgun sequence:
- the LOC116966479 gene encoding 60S ribosomal protein L32-like, with protein MAALRPLTKPDIVKKRRKKFIRHQSDRYVKIARNWRKPRGIDNRVRRRFKGQILMPNIGYGSNKKTKHMLPSGLKKFLVHNIKELEVLMMSNKTYCAEIAHNVSSKNRKTIVERAAQLAIKVTNPNARLRSEENE; from the coding sequence ATGGCTGCCCTAAGACCACTGACCAAGCCTGACATTGTGAAGAAGCGGCGAAAGAAGTTCATCCGCCATCAGTCTGATCGCTATGTGAAAATTGCGCGTAACTGGCGGAAACCCAGAGGTATCGACAACAGAGTACGCAGGAGGTTTAAAGGCCAGATTCTTATGCCAAACATTGGTTATGGCAGCAACAAGAAGACCAAACACATGTTGCCCTCTGGATTAAAAAAATTCTTGGTTCACAATATAAAGGAGCTCGAGGTTCTGATGATGAGCAACAAGACATATTGTGCTGAAATCGCTCACAATGTCTCCTCCAAAAACCGCAAGACAATTGTGGAGAGAGCAGCCCAGCTTGCGATCAAGGTCACCAATCCTAATGCCAGGCTACGCAGCGAAGAAAATGAATAG